In Oceanidesulfovibrio indonesiensis, one DNA window encodes the following:
- the rfbG gene encoding CDP-glucose 4,6-dehydratase, translating to MSTPSDRYAVTSSFWQGKRVFVTGHTGFKGSWLALWLDHLGAQVIGYSRTPHTNPSTYKALDMDSLCQSCIGNVRDLPTLTACMEQARPDVVFHLAAQALVRQSYKEPIDTLDTNILGTANVLEACRSTKPKAVVIVTSDKCYENQEWIWPYRENEALGGHDPYSASKACAEIIVTAYRNSFLRDQGVHLASTRAGNVFGGGDWSKDRLIPDAARAFSSGEAITLRKPNAVRPWQHVAEPLQGYLMLARALVEEGEAFAEGFNFGPPMHTAHTVEAVVDSFARAWGGDARYKAEPDKENLHEANLLLLDSSKAQNRLGWRPTTDVHWGIRATAEWYKTYYEKGSVETLRGLSLEQIHAVNQDGSC from the coding sequence TCAAGGGCAGCTGGCTCGCCCTCTGGCTCGACCATCTCGGGGCGCAGGTCATCGGCTATTCCCGAACGCCGCACACGAACCCGAGCACGTACAAGGCGCTCGACATGGACAGCCTGTGCCAAAGTTGCATCGGGAATGTCCGGGATCTGCCCACCCTGACTGCCTGCATGGAGCAAGCCAGGCCGGATGTGGTGTTCCACCTCGCGGCTCAGGCTCTGGTGCGCCAGTCGTATAAGGAACCCATCGACACCCTGGATACCAATATACTCGGCACGGCCAACGTGCTGGAAGCCTGCCGAAGTACAAAACCCAAGGCCGTCGTCATTGTCACCTCGGACAAATGCTACGAGAATCAGGAATGGATCTGGCCGTATCGCGAGAACGAAGCCCTCGGCGGACACGATCCATACAGTGCGAGCAAGGCCTGCGCCGAAATCATCGTAACCGCGTATCGCAACTCCTTTCTGCGCGATCAGGGAGTGCACCTGGCCAGCACTCGTGCCGGGAATGTCTTCGGCGGAGGAGACTGGAGCAAGGACCGACTCATACCCGATGCGGCCAGGGCGTTCAGCTCAGGCGAGGCCATCACACTGCGCAAGCCAAATGCCGTCCGACCCTGGCAGCATGTGGCCGAACCACTCCAAGGGTATCTCATGCTGGCCCGCGCGCTGGTGGAAGAAGGCGAGGCATTTGCCGAGGGCTTCAACTTCGGTCCGCCCATGCACACCGCCCATACGGTTGAGGCGGTGGTGGACTCCTTCGCCCGCGCCTGGGGCGGCGATGCCCGATACAAGGCTGAACCGGACAAGGAGAACCTGCACGAGGCCAACCTTCTTCTGCTCGACTCCTCCAAAGCGCAGAACAGGCTGGGTTGGAGACCGACAACGGATGTGCACTGGGGTATTCGAGCCACTGCGGAATGGTACAAAACCTACTACGAAAAGGGTTCCGTGGAAACGCTGCGCGGCCTGTCCCTGGAGCAGATACACGCAGTCAACCAGGATGGCAGCTGTTGA
- a CDS encoding glycosyltransferase family 2 protein — translation MKVSVVIPAYNSEKFIRKALDSVLAQQTNFPFEVIVVNNGSVDGTQDILDSYGDSIRTIHLHPNQGVSKGRQAGIEAARGELIAPIDSDDYWKQGKLQAQVDFFDSHPDANIGIVDTFTEIVNHKGKVIEVLDRVKQGDAFKMFLTGNVLNQLSSMMFPKKVFLDVGGFDAELSGIEDYDFCLRVAHKYSVYTVEEIYCSWVHHDQNTTLKYQEHYAKSLKFIEKTRRMVPDDISEAEFRRFRARFPAYFIPWYFRGGHYGKVLAMAVEMLRNDPRKIKHKSMLFACLALLGPLGTRIHRALARDTRGC, via the coding sequence ATGAAAGTTTCTGTCGTCATTCCGGCATACAACTCTGAAAAATTCATCCGAAAGGCGCTCGACTCCGTGCTGGCGCAACAAACGAATTTTCCGTTTGAAGTCATCGTTGTCAACAATGGCAGTGTGGACGGCACACAGGATATCCTGGATTCATACGGCGACAGTATTCGGACGATACACCTCCATCCGAACCAGGGGGTGAGCAAAGGCCGGCAGGCTGGGATCGAGGCTGCACGTGGTGAGCTCATAGCTCCGATCGACAGCGACGACTATTGGAAACAAGGCAAACTGCAGGCCCAGGTCGATTTTTTCGATTCCCACCCTGACGCCAATATCGGCATTGTGGATACATTCACGGAAATCGTGAATCACAAAGGCAAGGTCATTGAGGTTCTTGATCGCGTCAAACAGGGGGATGCGTTCAAGATGTTTCTGACCGGCAATGTTCTCAACCAGCTCTCATCCATGATGTTTCCCAAGAAGGTCTTCCTGGATGTTGGTGGATTTGATGCGGAGCTTAGTGGCATTGAAGATTACGACTTCTGCTTGCGGGTGGCGCACAAGTACTCAGTATACACAGTGGAGGAGATCTACTGCAGCTGGGTGCACCATGACCAGAACACAACACTGAAGTATCAGGAGCATTACGCCAAAAGTCTAAAATTCATAGAAAAAACACGACGCATGGTTCCTGACGACATCAGCGAGGCCGAATTTCGACGTTTTCGTGCCCGCTTCCCGGCATACTTTATCCCGTGGTACTTCCGCGGCGGACACTACGGCAAGGTGCTGGCAATGGCTGTTGAAATGCTGCGCAACGACCCGAGAAAGATCAAACATAAATCCATGCTTTTTGCATGCCTGGCCCTTCTCGGTCCTTTAGGAACACGGATACACAGAGCCCTGGCGCGCGACACTCGCGGTTGTTAG